A single genomic interval of Deltaproteobacteria bacterium harbors:
- a CDS encoding M23 family metallopeptidase produces MAAGVVEFREPLVQGSVAKLVVSEVDEHSLVRGSWQGKPLGFYPLGPGKYGSLIGVDLGLPPGKYPLKIRVETGGKTTMLWQEDIQVVKKFYGIERLQLPERMVKLDSRTLKRVRREQQVFRQLWNKWTPERYWTGSFLKPVNGKLLSPFGRRRIINNEPRSPHSGIDLRARQGEPVMAANRGRVVLVGDYFFPGRSVVIDHGQGLFTMYFHLSKVKVQQGSMVERGTVIGLAGASGRASGPHLHWGVRLDGARVNPVELLEATGS; encoded by the coding sequence GTGGCAGCAGGAGTCGTCGAGTTCAGAGAGCCTCTGGTCCAGGGAAGCGTTGCCAAACTTGTGGTCAGCGAGGTTGACGAACACTCGCTGGTTCGAGGCAGCTGGCAAGGGAAGCCACTGGGTTTCTATCCACTCGGACCAGGAAAATATGGTTCACTCATAGGTGTGGACCTGGGGCTGCCTCCGGGAAAATATCCGCTGAAAATACGTGTGGAAACAGGCGGCAAAACTACCATGCTCTGGCAGGAGGATATCCAGGTCGTCAAAAAGTTCTACGGGATAGAGCGGCTGCAGCTGCCCGAACGCATGGTGAAGCTGGACAGCCGTACTCTCAAACGGGTGCGCCGAGAGCAGCAAGTATTCAGACAGTTGTGGAACAAGTGGACGCCAGAACGTTATTGGACAGGCTCTTTTCTGAAGCCGGTAAACGGCAAACTGCTTTCTCCTTTCGGGCGCCGCCGCATTATCAATAATGAACCGCGGAGCCCTCACAGCGGCATTGATTTGCGAGCTCGTCAGGGAGAGCCAGTTATGGCAGCCAACCGCGGGCGGGTGGTGCTGGTGGGAGATTACTTTTTCCCGGGACGTTCCGTAGTAATAGATCACGGCCAGGGATTGTTTACCATGTACTTTCACCTGTCCAAAGTTAAGGTACAGCAGGGAAGCATGGTGGAGAGAGGAACGGTGATTGGTTTGGCTGGGGCCTCGGGTAGAGCGAGCGGTCCTCACCTGCACTGGGGCGTACGCCTCGATGGCGCCCGGGTAAACCCTGTGGAGCTTCTCGAGGCGACAGGGAGCTGA
- the xseB gene encoding exodeoxyribonuclease VII small subunit, translating into MARKKESFEQALQKLEAIVARMEEGDLPLEEALKLFEEGVRLVKFCNKKLDEAERKVALLVRDEKGGLQATPFIEADDEE; encoded by the coding sequence ATGGCAAGAAAAAAGGAAAGTTTTGAACAGGCACTGCAGAAGCTGGAGGCCATTGTAGCTAGAATGGAAGAGGGGGATTTGCCTCTCGAGGAGGCTTTGAAGCTTTTTGAAGAGGGAGTGAGACTGGTCAAGTTCTGCAACAAGAAACTGGACGAGGCGGAGCGCAAAGTGGCCCTGCTTGTTCGCGACGAGAAGGGGGGGTTGCAAGCAACGCCTTTCATCGAGGCTGACGATGAAGAATGA
- a CDS encoding polyprenyl synthetase family protein gives MKNEFELAAYLRLRREMVDEALERFLPPLETIEARVVEAMRYSLFAKGKRLRPILCLAAAEAVGGLAENALPVACALEMIHTYSLIHDDLPAMDDDELRRGIPTSHKVFGEAMAILAGDALLTEAFHLLSRVDTMPSSTAVRIIEVIAAAASYRGMVGGQAVDMLWQNTTADIELVRYLHRKKTAALIGASLETGAMVGGGSEEQIGALKRYGHAIGLAFQIVDDVLDIEGDPAVLGKRTGVDVARGKATYPALLGLEQSQVEAEEKVADALAALHGFDDRVKPLRAIARYILTRKR, from the coding sequence ATGAAGAATGAATTCGAACTGGCTGCCTACTTGAGATTGCGCCGAGAAATGGTGGACGAGGCCCTGGAGCGGTTTCTTCCTCCTCTCGAGACCATTGAGGCCAGGGTAGTGGAGGCCATGCGCTACAGCCTTTTTGCTAAGGGCAAACGTCTGCGCCCCATCCTTTGTCTGGCTGCGGCTGAAGCTGTGGGCGGCCTGGCGGAGAATGCCCTGCCAGTTGCCTGCGCCCTCGAAATGATCCACACTTACTCTTTGATCCACGACGACCTGCCTGCCATGGATGACGACGAGTTGCGGCGGGGAATTCCCACCAGCCACAAAGTGTTTGGTGAGGCCATGGCCATACTGGCCGGCGATGCTTTGTTGACCGAGGCCTTCCATTTGCTCAGTCGAGTCGACACCATGCCGTCTTCAACTGCAGTGAGAATCATTGAGGTGATTGCAGCAGCCGCTAGCTACAGGGGAATGGTAGGAGGCCAGGCAGTGGACATGTTGTGGCAGAATACCACAGCAGATATTGAACTGGTTCGCTACCTGCATCGCAAGAAGACAGCAGCGCTCATCGGTGCTTCACTGGAAACAGGTGCTATGGTGGGCGGCGGCTCTGAGGAGCAGATTGGCGCCCTGAAGCGCTATGGCCATGCCATTGGCCTTGCTTTTCAAATAGTGGATGATGTCCTTGACATCGAAGGTGATCCAGCAGTGCTGGGGAAGAGGACCGGTGTGGATGTGGCTAGAGGTAAGGCCACCTACCCGGCGCTGCTGGGGTTGGAGCAGTCACAGGTGGAGGCCGAGGAAAAAGTAGCGGACGCCCTGGCTGCTCTACACGGTTTTGATGACCGGGTGAAACCGCTACGCGCGATTGCCAGGTATATCCTCACCAGAAAAAGATAG